The Cryptococcus gattii WM276 chromosome F, complete sequence genome segment TCCTCAACATAACATTTCTGGTCCAAATTGGGCCCAATTTCCGCCATCTTCATCACGTGAAGCCGCGGCTTCATCTCTTGGTCCTCCTTCTGCGCCTGCGCACGTACCAATGGGTTATCTTCAACAGCAACAAGGAGCGCATCATGGCTTTAGCACTCAAAATCGACCACCAGTTTTCGCTGGTCGACCGCAAACGAGCGATGGTCTGCCCAGCTATACCAATTACCACGGTGCGGTGACTCTTCCTAGCGCTCAATCTATCGCTCGTCAAATCCCAGGAATGACTGATACTGCGTCTTTTTTCAATCATTCTTCAGGATCTGCCCACTTGCCGTTTAGAGATGACCGGCATTTCCCCTCTACGAACTTTCCTGGAGATAGGGCATTTACGTTTGACCCTCTGCGatcttctcttccaccttctttccccgGTCAAATCCGCGCATCATACgcacctccacctccagTCCCTACCGCCGGCTCCGATTCTGGTGGCTCGTCAAACAATGCCAATTCTACTGGTGATCAGATGCAGTTCATGAGTTTGTCAACCGGTCCAGGGCAGAAAAAGAGGCCTAGAAGAAGATatgaagagattgaaaGGTTGTATCCTTGTGGTTGGAATGGTTGTGAAAAGTCTTATGGGACATTGAACCATTTGAACGCACATGTGATGACGCAAAAACATGGCGAAAAGAGGTTGCCTGCTGGTAAGTTTGTACATGACCTATTTAAAAGAACCTTAATTGATGAATCTGCAGAGTTTAAGGAGATGAGAAAGGcttggaggaagaagaaacgAGAGCACGCTTCAGCTCAAGCCAACTCTCAGTACATGACCAACGCCTCTGCCTGGCAACAAAACTACCAACGGCTTTCCTTCGCCTCCACATCATCTACCGCCGACTCTGATTGGGATCGCCGAGACTCTTCAACCTCTACTCTCTCTGTGTCCACCGACGGACGATCATCTTTTTCTTACCCTACCAACTATTCTTGGGGTGTGCCTCCACAGGGAATGCCCTTTCAAGCTGGCATGATGTCCGTTGACTCCCGTCCCTCCACATCTGGCAGCAACGTCTCAAGCGTTAGCATGGACGGTAGATTCATCTCTAACCAACCTACTCCTGCTCCCGCCTCTGCGATGGGTATGCCACCTACATATCTTTACCTTTCTGGTCCGCCATCTCTGACAGGGGGCGTTGCTTCCCGTCGTCCTTCAGCACCACAGCATCTACCGATGCCGCCTGCGAGCACCATGGATGGTTTCCGGCCAGCTGAAGGGGATCATCCGACCCCCACAGTGGGTAATCCTTTCCCGACCTGTCCTTCTGGAACCGGTGTCGTAACCGGAGCTGGAACTGGTACGGGCGCGGCAGGGCTGGGCGGGAAGACGTTGAACTTTTCGACGTTGACGAGTCCTATGGAAGGAGGTTCAGGTGATTTTGGGAACCAATTTGCCTTCACTCGCTGAGTGAAAGGAAATGGTGGTGTGCTGCAGtgaaaaagagaagatgagacGCAAACAAGACGGTTGAACTACCCTTATTCTCGACTTTAATTAGATATTCGAAGAGCGTTGGCATGTTTCCCCGTATCCCTTGTAATAGGCAGCAACCTCATTTATATTCGTTCGACTTAGCTCGCAACAAATTTCAAACCAAACACCCCAGACGTTCTTCGAAAGTTCAAATACACGCAAAATATAGCATTATTtcgtttttttttctccattctctttctctttttgTATCATCTAGCGCTGGGAATAAGAACATGAGGGTCGAcggaagggaaaaaaaaagtaGAATGTCAGGAATAGTATGGTTGGTACTAGTAGTATGTCTTTTGCTCGAGTCGGCATCTTAGTAATTGAATTGCGTGATTAGGAAAGGCAAGCATTAATAATAGATGCGACATGAAAATAGTCTAGCCATCAATATTTCTACTCCAGACACCTCCATTTAGCTGGGTGTGACTGCTACTTACTCTTCAACATGTTCAACAATGTAATGCTGTTAGGCCTTTGTCTCCTCTCCGATTCGCGATATACATTCTCATCAACGTCAACTTCCACTATTTCGTAAATGAATACGTCAGCATTCAACAACCACTAGACCTAAATGAGGATCTTAAGTGAAGTTTCCCATGTGAGCCAGTGGCCAGTTGCAATTACTGACAGTTTACTGATTTAGTTTCGTGGATGAGCACAATGAGGTAAGGGGCCTACCAAACCAGATTCCTTCACTGTTGGCCGGAATGGCTACCCTTAAGGGCATTTGATGTATACGTCTCGGATAAAGGTAGAGGCCGAAAACTACCCAGGAAATGGAATCAGTAGACTTTGAGGTTAAACACGCCAGACATAAAGATAAAGATTATGACCGTATGTCTGAACGTTGTGTTCTATATGACAGTGGGCAGACCCCTGAGGCTTGTTTTGGAACTGGAAGACAAAACTAAGGTAGCATACTAATCAGATCGATCATCCTGTGGGTTTCTCAAGACTGTTGGCTTGTTGAGGACAAAGGGACTTTGATAAGGAGCCTGAAAGAGTAGGTTGAAGTAGACGTCCACCTTCACTTAACCAGTTCCCATTCTACTCATGTCGTTGCTGAAGATTTTGGTGACACCATGTATGGGAATGCGCAAAGGCTTCTCGAAATTCCCATTATTGCAATAATTTCTTTGACCTTTAGCTATCCCTAAACAACAGAATACTCGACCCAATGGCTCGATAATATATATGGGTTTGCAAGAAGTTCTTAAAATGTATGACACATGGATGGGCTGCTCAACGCAGTCCTCAATCTGGCTTTCTGTCACAGATCGGTCATTGTGAATCATTAGGAGATCTACGGGCAATGAGATCTAATCGAAACTCGTAGAACATGGTTAGGCGCGGCCCCCTAAGCTAAAAAAGAATCGAGTCCGtgagaagatgagaggAGGCTTTTGGTTCTATGGAAAAGATGTTGCATAGTGGAAATACCTGGAGATGAATTCTTGTAGAACGCCGTATAATACCTACAGCACATCCATTCTGCCTGCCTTCTGGCCATCTTCAGAGCCTATACCAGGTACACCAGACTTccatcaccaccaccatcaGTACTCGTAATTGTCGCAATATATTATTGGGATTTGACTGTTGTAAGTGTCTTGACTATCATACTACTGCACAGCCTGAGCTGAGTATGGTATTAACTGTGGGTCTACGTACGTAATTGAAATGTATAGATTTCATCGTGAGAATAAAAGGGCAGGAGATCAGTAGTAGCGGATGTGCGGCTGCCCGTCGGTCTTGCGAGGTTCGTTACGTACGTCAACCTCATAAAAACGAAAGCATTCACGTCGAGTGGATTACCTTGTTGGCTTTCTCACCCATCCTTTCATCGCAATACCCATCCGTCCTTGCTTTGCAGTTTACCTTCAGTTCATTCCTTCATATCACAGAATGCTTTCAAAAGACTGAATGCATGGCTCATTGGGATTGCACTCCAACTCACTGGAAGAGGCCGGTGGCGGTAGGTACAAGATATCAACACCGAAAGAAAACACGAAATCTTTCGGACAAAACGCCGCTTACAACAGCCGCCGTGGATTACGAAGGAAAATGAGACGTAGGTACATAGGTTTGAAAAGAGAGACCATACAATTCTACAGGATCCAACTGCGGGACAAGTATGTTAGAAGAGACAACTAAGGAAAGGTTTGGGGTTCAAGAGAACAGTCCAAAAAGAATTGAAAGGTTGGAAATAACAGTCTCGGGTTTCATAAATAGTGTTTGTGATGAAACAAGACTTTGATAAAGTACATAAATGAGACATATACCAAcggaaaaaagaaaagaaaaaaaaagaacacaaaaaaacaaaaaaaaacctTTGGAATGAGAATCTTTGGGTAAAGTAAAGAGCGCGACATAATCAAAAAATCCGGTGCAAGGCTGCCTTATTAGCATTCCTTGGACCTTTTGTGACTATTCGCAATCACTTGTAGCGCTCTTGTTGTTCTTCTTGCAATATTAATTGCCTTACAAATGATTTGAGGCTGAAAAATTATGATATGGTAGAAAGTTCCCATGCAAATTTTCCTTGAGCTCTGGTGGGATTTGATACTCTTGATGACTGCATTATAATCTCGATTGGGCCCCAACAATATGAAATTTCGTATATACAACATAAGCAAGATCCCTTACAAGCTCAGATTCTCTCACTCGACATCTCCTTCCTTAATCTTTCTGTCCATTCGACAGCCTCTCGCCTTCCCTGTTCAACCTTAACCCGTCCCAGGACGGGTATAGGCACCACCAACATCGCAAGCAAGAACAAAAACCCATATCTGATATTGCCCGTCAAGTCGGATATCAGTCCAACAGTGGCAGGGCCGATGAAGGATGCTGACTTGTCGGtaaaagagaaaagagagaaaaaggtAGATTCGTGACCCGGTGGAATAAGCTCAGCATATACAGCACGAGAGTAACTCAAGAATGGTCCGAATACCTTCATTTAGTCAGCCAGAGATTCAACCACTGTACCGGAGGGACCGAGAGTACTCACCAAACCAAACCAGACAGCCAAAAAGTACATCTCTCCTTCCGACCTCAATCCACCGAAAGGCAGTACAAGTCCAGCACTTGTGTATACAGGTATTAAAGCCGCAGCCACCACCCCCACGAATAACACCTTATAGTTGGTCACTGGTTTGCTGGAGCTGGTAGATAGGTGACGTTGAATGCGAGggatgaggatggaagaTATGACGGCTGAGAGTTGCACTAGAATGCCGATAACTATGATTTTCGGAGCGGACATGGAGAGGACTGAGGAAGCATAAAGAATAGCAGCGTAGGTGGTAGTATGGAAACCTAGTACGAAGATGTCAGAAACGGAAAACATAAGATCATAAAAGCTTACCATCAGATAGGAATATCCATGCTAGGAGAAAGATATAAAGGTTTGGCAGCTGACGCATTTGCTTTGGCGCGATCATCCTCCCAATCTTAAGCCATGCCTCCTTAACTTGACTGGCGTTGAAATCAGACTCCTGTCCCGGTGCGCCGCCTGGTAGCCCCATCCAAGTAGGGACAGAGAACAATGCCCACCAGACCCCACTGAGGCCGATGGCAAGTCTCATAGAAAACGTCGAACCTCCGAGAGCCATAACGGGGACAAGGAGCAATGTCAAGACCGAGACACCGGAGAAAAAGCCAATAGCGGTGCCAGTCGAGGACAGGCGGGAAGTGGTAAGTGACAAAAGGGATTCATAGTGCTTTTTGGCACTAAACGGCTCGACTGATTTGGTCAAGGGGTCGGATAAGGCGAGATCTTGTGTTGATATAGCACGGATGGCTGGTATAAGTCGGtcaggaagaagatgggTCGCCTCGTCTTCCGTGTTGACAATCCTCCTGctttcctcctcatcatcttcattgACGTCCCCCAAAGCTTCCTGCGAATCCTCCGGCGCAGCTTCCTCCCATGCCTTTTGCACATCTACATCCTCCTTGGCCAGACCTGGCAAGAACGCGTTGCTGCAGACGATACTGGTGGCGTAGGTCGCATTACCGACGATGTTAAGTAGTGCCGCCACGATAGGAGTCCAGGCATAGGGCGAAGATGGAAGTAAGAGGAATAGTATGCCGGAAAGAGATCCGGAGTAGGCAAAGGTTAGAAGGAGTCGCTTCCTCCAATAGGCTACGGAAATATTAAGTACTGTCCTTTTAACCGAGAGATGACAGCGTACCAGAGTCAGCCAGAGGACCGATAGAAATGATACAGATTGCTTGACAGGCCACAGCAATGGACTTGACATACATACTGGGAGTCTGATATCAGCACTGGCGATCATCAATCCACAAAGGAATCAAAGCCCGTTTTAAATTACTCACCTGAATGAAGCTGTATCAGTCCAAACCCCCAGGATCCGAGCTTTGCACACCCTTTCTACCACATCTGGAGCCGATTCATTGATGGCACATCTCTCCGTCAGGTCTGGTGCATAATATCCAACCTCTCGGGCCATCTCTGTAGTTGAGATCAATTACAAAAAGAACGCCAACTAGTTGATGGGACTAAACCTACGTTCCAAAGTGACTGGCAAGAATATCGCCTGAAGGGTCTAATGAGCCATGGCATATAACTGATCAAATGAATTTACCAGTGCACAAGCTGAGAAGACTTCAGCAGCAAAGGCGTACGAGTACCaagctcgaacgtgggGTGGAGGCATTGACGAGCCCATCGTCGGTAACTGATACTATATACACCTGTGAAAGGGGCAGTTGTTATCTCTCTAAAGTTGAAAGCTAGATCCCGGTACAGAGACTATAATGGGACAGCCGTTGGTAGGCAAGAGGAAAAATACAATGGAATGCAAATGCCATGTGTAGAAAGTCAATACTCTTCGTCCATTGCTGGCCAGCCAATGATGGGAGCGccaaaatcaaaatcaGGTTCCGACTGAAGTACAACGCCGGTGGCCGACGAAAAGTAACGTCAAAGCATCATTCATGTTGTATACCGTCATTCTTTTATTATTGAAGCTTTTACGACACTCTAAACTTCCATTTTAATACTGTAGCTGTATCCGAACCGTTCGATCAAGAGCCACAACAGCGTCTATCCCTGTTTCCATCTGTGGAATATTCAAAACACCATCGCACTGAAATAACTCATCTCATTATCTTCACACGAAGAGATTTCTCTCTGATAGTTAGACAGATAACCGTCAAAACAATCCCACGAAGGAAGATAAACCCAAACACTGCTGTGATATTACCCATGCCAATCTCGCTTTTCAAGCATTAGTGCCGTCGAGGATTAACAAGAGCGCAGCAGGTTCTTCAATTAGTCGCTGGATAAGAGAAGTATTAGATGGAAATTGGCGAGTACGGGATAAGAGAAGTACGATTTGCTGGATAGAGGTAGAGAAGGCGACATCAACAACTCACGCTTACCGAGCTTTCCACGGCGCCTAGTATGACCGCTAGCTGGCACAAGTGGGCATCTACCACAATGGGGAGGTAGCGTCGGGTGGTGGGCAGCGTCTCCGATTCATTCGACAATAAAGCTAACCCTTTTCCAGGAAACAGTTATTAATGCTAGACCACATTTGAAGTAGTCTCTTATCTTGTCGACCAATGCTGACGATCGTCTTAGTCTACGGCATCTACTACTGGGCTAAGAACACGTACGCCTACTAGAACTCTAAGCAGGGTCCTGCGTGGGCATTGCCGAATGGTGGCATACTGTGGTTTCTTTTTGATACTTTATGTATAGTCTACTAGCCGTCATATGCAGACATGGCTTGTAGTGATTTATCAGTAGCGTTCCTTCTTGTACAAGTAGCTTCATATTGTTGCTAGTTCCATGGAAGCTGGTCTTGCTTGCTATTCTTATCGGCTTTCCATGTATCCCCCTCTGTTGAGATTCGGGTCATATGATTGGGATGCAAAACCCCACCAATCGTTATTATCGGTGTGAGTTTGGTCGAGCGATCCGGTTCCTGAATACTCTACGCGTTTCGCGTCGACTTcccatttcttctttccgtttTCGACGCGTCTTCGTTTTCAACCTTTTCTCAGCTCCCATTCTTTCTTCCATTCCCAACCAAGATGGACTTGCCAGATTCGCCACCTCCTCTCGACGCGCCATCACCGCCTCACTTCCTTGACGCACCACAAGATCGCTGGAATGTTTTTTACCCTGCCGTTCAGACTCTCGTCAACGCCCTCGGTGGTTATGAAGAAGTCGAAACACCACCAGACAGTGGCATTTTTGAGACTGTTTATCGGCCCGGTGACAGTGTTTTAGGCGTTTTGAAGGATTTGAAAAAGCTGTGGAGGAaagatgacgaagatgatgaaCGAACAGTAGCGAGGTGTATGCATAAAGCAGAGTTGATGAAAGAGTTAGTTGCTATTTTGGTAGAATGTGCggaaagaggagagtgGGGTAGAAAGGTTGCTCTTGTTGCTTGTAAGTTGATAGTTCAACATTCCAATACATACTGAAACTATTGACATTTGTACAGGTGATTTGATAGCAGCTTTAACATGGCCTATCGATGTCGCACAAGAGCTcaaggagattgaagaCGAAGGTCCGGTCGTTACAGATTACGCCTCCCTGCTTCGTGCGCAGTTGGAATACAAAGCTCTTTTCCTTAAAACTACAAAACCTCTCAAATCAATTCTGTCTCTTATGGTGCCATCCCTGGCGAAACCCAGAAAGTAAGTTCAGGTTTCCGGGATCAGGTACAAGGCTGATTAGACAATGGCAGAGACGAGAAGGACTCGCGTATTATTTCATTAGGGCTGCACGTGGTCCGAAACCTTCTCGCAATCAAGGATGCAGTGGCTGAAGGTACAGCTACTGGTGAGAAGGAGGAGTTCGCCCACCTTCAAGTAAGTTGCCAGATATCTCACTTCGTCATTATCGTGGGACTGATATGCTGTTAGTCTGATCTTATCACACAACTTGACTCACTCACATATCTCCAGCTTTTTCTCAGTCTGTGTTCATGTGCGGATAAGACAGACCTTAATCCGTTCAACGTCATCTTACTCGACATCTTACATCTTATCTTTCGAGGCATCAGGCCGACCGAGCTTGCCCAGGACCAGGAAAGAGTGAGTCTGCAATTAGCGCAACCATCATACGTGTCTTATTGCTCTACAGGTACCAATAGATGGCCTTGCAAAGCTcctggagaaggaaaagaaacaAAAAGCACTCAACTCCAGAGTAGGCAGTACACGACATTCCAGGTTTGGAACGACTATCACAGTCAAGACCGTATGCTCTCGTTTTCGTCAGCACTATTGATACTGACCCAGATGAAGGCCGAGCAACGAGTAGTTCTACATCGACAGACCGCTATCATCGAAAACCCCGGCAAGATTTTGGATATGACtaaaaaaaagaaggcTGTCGCGGCTAAGAGTATGGATGATCTGACGGTGTATGTTAACCTCGGCTCGGATGCGATGGTAGTTTTGCAAAGTTTCTCAAAATCATTCTTGGAGATCTCCTATAACAGTATgttcctctttttctttgtGAGGTCGATTCTCATTCATGACCGAAGCGTTCATCGAATCGATCTTGCGGGATATTCGTATGGAACGTACCAAAATTCGACCATCTGACAACATCCGGGTCTTCTACCTCTCCAGCTTTTTTATCGAGtacctccttctccttcgACATAAACTTGTTGAAAAAGGTGATTCTCGACGGTTGGAAGAGTTGCCTTTGGGTTTGGTGGCGCAAATCGCAGAAATGGATTCTGTCAAATGGCTATTTGCGAGGTTGAGAATTTGTTGGGATGATAAACCAAAGGCTTGGACAGAGTTACAG includes the following:
- a CDS encoding uncharacterized protein (Similar to TIGR gene model, INSD accession AAW44406.1), encoding MYVKSIAVACQAICIISIGPLADSAYWRKRLLLTFAYSGSLSGILFLLLPSSPYAWTPIVAALLNIVGNATYATSIVCSNAFLPGLAKEDVDVQKAWEEAAPEDSQEALGDVNEDDEEESRRIVNTEDEATHLLPDRLIPAIRAISTQDLALSDPLTKSVEPFSAKKHYESLLSLTTSRLSSTGTAIGFFSGVSVLTLLLVPVMALGGSTFSMRLAIGLSGVWWALFSVPTWMGLPGGAPGQESDFNASQVKEAWLKIGRMIAPKQMRQLPNLYIFLLAWIFLSDGFHTTTYAAILYASSVLSMSAPKIIVIGILVQLSAVISSILIPRIQRHLSTSSSKPVTNYKVLFVGVVAAALIPVYTSAGLVLPFGGLRSEGEMYFLAVWFGLVFGPFLSYSRAVYAELIPPGHESTFFSLFSFTDKSASFIGPATVGLISDLTGNIRYGFLFLLAMLVVPIPVLGRVKVEQGRREAVEWTERLRKEMSSERI
- a CDS encoding uncharacterized protein (Similar to TIGR gene model, INSD accession AAW44172.1); translated protein: MVGSETSSPTDFAFEPPALPPGETAFTSTPYKSEPLKSTFASPTGVSASTGSFTPAANATPGHTYFPDSCNYGLSSASSFSSASGSVTGGSFSSVDNLPGISKNFVRPNLADTRRPATAGGALQTRSPYSGFTMSSKNGASGSTSQDGQKIGEPGDMRRPEGTIEEGNEMFGFVGSSEEDGDGHGPQNVSPENDHTLTSQLLPSNRRSSAPQHNISGPNWAQFPPSSSREAAASSLGPPSAPAHVPMGYLQQQQGAHHGFSTQNRPPVFAGRPQTSDGLPSYTNYHGAVTLPSAQSIARQIPGMTDTASFFNHSSGSAHLPFRDDRHFPSTNFPGDRAFTFDPLRSSLPPSFPGQIRASYAPPPPVPTAGSDSGGSSNNANSTGDQMQFMSLSTGPGQKKRPRRRYEEIERLYPCGWNGCEKSYGTLNHLNAHVMTQKHGEKRLPAEFKEMRKAWRKKKREHASAQANSQYMTNASAWQQNYQRLSFASTSSTADSDWDRRDSSTSTLSVSTDGRSSFSYPTNYSWGVPPQGMPFQAGMMSVDSRPSTSGSNVSSVSMDGRFISNQPTPAPASAMGMPPTYLYLSGPPSLTGGVASRRPSAPQHLPMPPASTMDGFRPAEGDHPTPTVGNPFPTCPSGTGVVTGAGTGTGAAGLGGKTLNFSTLTSPMEGGSGDFGNQFAFTR